A window of Clostridium sp. Marseille-P299 contains these coding sequences:
- a CDS encoding S66 peptidase family protein, with protein sequence MNFPSKLRLGDRVGLVCPSSPTTPERVDLCKDFIEALGFQTVVGDSCKKRYHGYLAGTDKERANDINNMFANPFVKAIFCIRGGYGSARIMKYLDYDLIRRNPKIFVGYSDVTNLNLAFLKLSNLVTFHGPMVSSNMLEHFDEYTKQSFFAALNMHDRLEFKNPIGEEFHVIAQGRARGRVVGGNLALLINMLGTFYMPDLQGKILFIEDIHESVPRVNRMLDQLSLLGVFNQVRGILIGDFTDCDNDEDEGFQISDLFEEYFSNLKIPVLSNIKSGHSYPMGTIPLGTICEMDTVRRQVHFFNTN encoded by the coding sequence ATGAATTTTCCAAGTAAATTACGATTGGGAGATAGGGTAGGGTTAGTATGTCCTTCTTCACCAACTACACCTGAGAGAGTAGATTTATGTAAGGATTTTATTGAAGCACTAGGATTTCAGACAGTAGTTGGTGATAGTTGCAAAAAACGCTATCATGGGTATTTAGCAGGAACAGATAAAGAAAGAGCAAATGACATCAATAATATGTTCGCTAATCCTTTTGTAAAAGCAATCTTTTGTATACGCGGTGGTTATGGTAGCGCACGTATTATGAAATATCTTGATTATGACTTAATCCGTAGAAATCCAAAAATCTTTGTTGGATATAGTGATGTAACAAATTTAAATTTGGCGTTTTTAAAACTAAGCAATTTAGTAACCTTTCATGGACCAATGGTTTCTTCGAATATGCTGGAGCATTTTGATGAATATACGAAACAAAGTTTTTTTGCTGCTCTTAATATGCATGACAGATTGGAATTTAAAAATCCTATTGGGGAAGAATTTCATGTGATTGCCCAAGGTAGAGCAAGGGGGAGGGTTGTTGGCGGAAACCTTGCATTACTTATTAATATGCTTGGAACATTTTATATGCCTGATTTACAAGGGAAGATTTTATTTATTGAAGATATACATGAATCAGTACCTAGAGTAAATCGAATGTTAGATCAGTTATCCTTGCTTGGAGTATTTAATCAAGTGAGGGGAATTTTAATTGGAGATTTCACAGATTGTGATAATGATGAGGATGAAGGTTTTCAAATTTCTGATTTGTTTGAAGAGTATTTTTCGAATCTTAAAATACCAGTCTTATCAAATATTAAGAGTGGTCATAGTTATCCAATGGGGACGATTCCACTAGGAACAATTTGTGAGATGGATACGGTTCGGAGGCAGGTACATTTTTTTAATACGAATTAA
- a CDS encoding MarR family winged helix-turn-helix transcriptional regulator — protein MEKETNCPCCNKHCSVEELRCRRGMEYFNNKDILNEQSLNDESENELSQEIANEDFEQRLYKQIRACGRFLHHQGGRKAGQHRILTNLYENGKMTQRELQDIIDVKSGSLSEILNKVESHGYIQRSKNEHDKRLMDLELTSAGREAAVRMNKEEEEFRQLLFVSLNEDEKEQLSTLLEKLLDNWKESMNELEDNAHRGGHRGGAHRGRRHRGGNYHDEDYLDEGHHDEDHRGEGHRGEGHRGEDLRGKDLRGEDLHGERHHGEGHRGENHRGGAHRGGRHNNKVRNGMNHG, from the coding sequence ATGGAAAAAGAAACAAATTGTCCATGTTGCAATAAACATTGTTCTGTAGAGGAATTGAGGTGTCGTAGAGGAATGGAATATTTTAATAATAAGGATATTTTAAATGAGCAATCTTTAAACGATGAAAGTGAAAATGAACTTTCACAAGAAATAGCGAATGAAGATTTTGAACAAAGATTATATAAACAAATTAGAGCTTGCGGACGCTTTTTACATCATCAAGGGGGTAGAAAAGCTGGTCAACATCGTATTCTAACAAATCTTTATGAAAATGGCAAAATGACACAGCGTGAGCTTCAAGATATTATTGATGTGAAGTCCGGTTCCCTAAGTGAGATTTTAAACAAAGTAGAATCCCATGGGTATATACAAAGAAGTAAAAATGAACATGATAAAAGATTAATGGATTTAGAATTAACCAGTGCTGGAAGAGAAGCAGCCGTACGAATGAACAAAGAAGAAGAGGAATTTAGACAGCTACTCTTTGTGAGTTTAAATGAGGATGAAAAAGAGCAACTGTCCACATTACTTGAAAAACTTTTAGATAATTGGAAAGAAAGTATGAACGAGCTCGAAGACAACGCTCATAGAGGCGGTCATCGTGGTGGCGCACATCGTGGTAGAAGGCATCGTGGTGGAAACTATCATGATGAAGACTATCTTGATGAAGGCCATCATGATGAAGACCATCGTGGTGAAGGTCATCGTGGTGAAGGTCATCGTGGCGAAGACCTTCGTGGCAAAGACCTTCGTGGCGAAGACCTTCATGGTGAAAGACATCATGGTGAAGGTCATCGTGGTGAAAACCATCGTGGCGGCGCACATCGCGGTGGAAGACATAATAATAAAGTTCGCAATGGAATGAATCATGGCTAA
- a CDS encoding DUF4349 domain-containing protein, whose amino-acid sequence MKRKILAIIMCVLIVIVSGCGASKKNDSSLEFTTDSKNNMDNSSSESGSSGTVGYENYKDTEQSVHEVGSNSTVSQTTAENSSRKLIKTVDLTIETLEFDEFIKLLENKTSESGGYIESSSSENSSYRYDRLKNATYTIRVPYEKLDQFVTMIGENANVIGKTSKTEDATLSYYDTESRKKALEIQQERLLELLKKAEKIEDIIELEARLSDVTYELESQSSILRNYDNLVRYSTIRVSVYEVERETKVEKESTWQKMKHGLSDTMYEIKEGIEAFAIFVVSNLPYIIFWGIILVIAVLVIKRRLRIKNGIANTRKEPIPPTEDKDNP is encoded by the coding sequence ATGAAAAGAAAAATATTAGCAATTATAATGTGCGTACTAATTGTTATAGTAAGTGGTTGTGGGGCATCGAAAAAGAATGATAGTTCCCTTGAATTTACAACTGATAGTAAAAACAATATGGATAATAGCAGTAGCGAGTCTGGCAGTAGCGGAACGGTAGGATATGAAAACTACAAAGATACAGAGCAAAGCGTTCATGAAGTAGGTTCAAATAGTACAGTTAGTCAAACTACTGCTGAAAACAGTAGTAGAAAATTGATTAAGACTGTGGACCTTACTATTGAAACCTTAGAATTTGATGAATTTATTAAACTTTTAGAGAATAAAACATCAGAAAGTGGAGGGTATATTGAGTCTTCCAGTTCAGAAAATAGTTCTTATCGTTATGATCGTTTAAAAAATGCAACGTATACCATTCGTGTACCATATGAAAAGTTAGATCAATTTGTAACAATGATTGGGGAAAATGCAAATGTAATTGGTAAAACATCAAAAACCGAAGATGCAACTTTATCCTATTATGATACGGAAAGTCGTAAGAAAGCTCTTGAAATTCAACAAGAAAGATTACTTGAATTACTTAAAAAAGCAGAGAAGATTGAGGATATTATAGAATTAGAAGCTAGATTAAGTGATGTAACATATGAACTAGAATCCCAAAGCTCTATTTTAAGAAATTATGATAACCTGGTAAGATATAGTACAATTCGTGTTTCTGTTTATGAAGTGGAGCGAGAGACAAAGGTGGAAAAAGAAAGCACTTGGCAGAAAATGAAACATGGTTTATCCGATACGATGTATGAAATTAAAGAAGGAATAGAAGCATTTGCAATATTTGTTGTTTCTAATTTACCTTATATTATTTTCTGGGGAATCATTCTTGTTATTGCAGTACTCGTTATTAAAAGAAGATTGAGAATTAAAAACGGGATAGCTAATACAAGAAAGGAACCTATTCCTCCGACTGAAGATAAAGATAATCCATAA
- the deoC gene encoding deoxyribose-phosphate aldolase: MENKDIFQTVDHTLLTQTATWNDIKQICDDAIQYQTASVCIPPSFVKQAKEYVKDRMPICTVIGFPNGYNTTSVKVFETKDAILNGADEIDMVINLGWVKEKEYGKIQEEITKIKEECGDKILKVIIETCLLTEAEKIKMCEIVSKSGADYIKTSTGFSTAGATVDDIKLFKEHVEKQVKIKAAGGIASLEDAKEFVSLGASRLGTSRIIKLAKNENASGY, from the coding sequence ATGGAGAATAAAGATATATTTCAAACCGTTGATCATACATTATTAACACAGACAGCTACGTGGAATGATATTAAACAGATATGTGATGATGCAATCCAGTATCAAACAGCGTCTGTTTGTATACCACCTTCCTTTGTAAAACAAGCAAAAGAGTATGTAAAGGATCGCATGCCAATTTGTACCGTAATCGGATTTCCAAATGGTTATAATACAACAAGCGTAAAAGTGTTTGAAACTAAAGATGCTATTTTAAATGGCGCAGACGAGATTGACATGGTAATCAACCTTGGTTGGGTAAAGGAAAAAGAGTACGGAAAAATACAAGAGGAAATAACTAAGATAAAAGAAGAATGTGGAGATAAGATATTAAAAGTAATTATTGAAACTTGCCTTTTAACTGAAGCTGAGAAAATAAAAATGTGTGAAATTGTATCAAAATCAGGAGCAGATTATATTAAAACCTCTACAGGCTTTTCTACTGCGGGAGCTACCGTTGATGATATAAAACTTTTTAAGGAACATGTTGAAAAACAGGTTAAGATTAAGGCGGCCGGTGGCATTGCTAGTTTAGAAGATGCGAAAGAATTTGTATCTTTAGGAGCAAGTCGCCTAGGAACTAGCCGTATTATTAAGTTAGCAAAAAATGAAAACGCAAGTGGTTATTAG
- the tig gene encoding trigger factor, whose translation MKKRGALTLIALTAVLAFAGCKKEEKMNPFDYVTLGQYKGVEITLDNTDVTDEEIETRINKILNENLEYNEVSRSSQEGDKLKINITGEVDGKVNDGFTSNDYELVLNNQIHIMDGFVENLYDVEPGKEVEFTVTVPETFLTQDLIGKDVDFKVKVSSVSEPKTPELTDEFVAKVSEKTTVDEFRDYVKETLESEKEAALENSKKIAALDTAISNATIISYPEGAVDDQIAEIQEKYQVYASMQNITVDEYIENNYGDTVQAYAEELVKQELVLAAIQKQEKISISNSEYKEKLPEFAEKYSLMSAETFEENYGKETIKQAMLWDKTMDFLVDNAIVK comes from the coding sequence ATGAAAAAAAGAGGAGCCCTAACACTGATAGCTTTGACAGCAGTTTTAGCATTTGCAGGATGTAAAAAAGAAGAAAAAATGAATCCATTTGATTATGTTACTCTAGGTCAATACAAAGGCGTTGAAATAACATTAGATAACACGGATGTTACAGACGAGGAAATTGAAACTAGAATTAATAAAATCTTAAATGAAAATTTAGAATATAATGAAGTATCTAGATCTTCACAAGAAGGTGATAAATTAAAGATTAATATCACTGGTGAAGTGGATGGTAAGGTAAACGATGGATTTACATCAAATGATTATGAACTTGTATTAAACAATCAAATTCATATCATGGATGGATTTGTAGAGAATTTATATGATGTAGAACCAGGAAAAGAAGTTGAATTTACAGTAACTGTTCCAGAGACGTTCTTAACACAAGATTTAATTGGTAAAGACGTTGATTTTAAAGTAAAAGTAAGTTCTGTAAGTGAACCAAAGACACCTGAATTAACTGATGAATTTGTAGCTAAAGTATCTGAAAAAACAACAGTAGATGAGTTTAGAGACTATGTAAAAGAAACTTTAGAAAGTGAAAAAGAAGCGGCATTAGAAAATTCTAAAAAAATCGCAGCTTTAGATACAGCAATTAGTAATGCTACCATCATAAGCTATCCAGAAGGTGCTGTTGATGATCAGATTGCTGAAATTCAAGAGAAATACCAAGTATATGCATCTATGCAAAATATCACAGTAGATGAATATATCGAGAACAATTATGGAGATACCGTACAAGCTTATGCGGAAGAATTGGTAAAACAAGAATTAGTATTAGCGGCGATTCAAAAGCAAGAAAAGATTTCAATTTCAAATTCGGAATATAAAGAAAAGTTACCAGAATTTGCTGAAAAGTATTCTCTTATGAGTGCTGAAACTTTCGAAGAAAACTATGGAAAAGAAACAATTAAGCAAGCGATGCTCTGGGATAAAACAATGGATTTCCTTGTTGACAATGCTATAGTAAAATAG
- the deoD gene encoding purine-nucleoside phosphorylase: MSNVPTPHNGAKLGDIAKTVLMPGDPLRAKFIADTYLEDVVCFNTVRNMLGFTGTYKGKRISVMGGGMGMPSMGIYSYELFNFYDVDNIIRIGSAGGISDDIHVRDIVIGMAASTNSNYASQYQLPGTIAPTASYPLLRKAVDVADSLKIKSVVGNILSSDTFYDDNKNANDAWKKMGVLCVEMEAAALYLNAARAGKNALCILTISDHIYTGESLSAEDRQISFREMMEIALETAE, from the coding sequence ATGTCAAATGTACCAACACCACATAATGGTGCAAAGCTAGGAGATATTGCAAAAACAGTTTTGATGCCAGGTGACCCACTAAGAGCAAAATTTATCGCTGACACATATCTTGAAGATGTCGTGTGCTTTAATACAGTACGTAATATGCTTGGATTTACTGGAACGTATAAAGGAAAGAGAATTTCTGTTATGGGCGGTGGCATGGGAATGCCATCCATGGGAATATATAGCTATGAATTGTTTAATTTTTATGATGTAGACAATATTATTCGAATTGGTTCTGCCGGAGGTATCTCTGACGATATTCACGTAAGAGATATCGTTATTGGTATGGCAGCATCCACAAATTCAAACTATGCATCTCAATACCAATTACCAGGAACCATTGCTCCAACAGCAAGCTATCCATTACTACGTAAAGCAGTAGATGTAGCAGATTCTTTAAAGATTAAATCTGTTGTTGGTAATATTTTATCATCCGATACATTTTATGATGATAATAAAAATGCAAATGACGCATGGAAGAAGATGGGCGTACTCTGTGTTGAAATGGAAGCAGCAGCTCTTTACTTAAATGCAGCTAGAGCAGGCAAGAACGCACTTTGCATTTTAACAATTTCTGATCATATATATACAGGGGAATCCTTATCTGCAGAAGATAGACAGATAAGTTTCCGTGAAATGATGGAAATCGCATTAGAAACAGCTGAATAA
- a CDS encoding MATE family efflux transporter has protein sequence MTYEQNMPSLLTRLLSFFTVNKMLKPEKRLGDVPSTKKAYENFFKVAWPSAIEALLVGLVGSVDTMMVGSLGEGAIAAVGITNQPKYIILAVIFSLNVGVTAVVARRKGAGNRDLANHTLRVAILLSFMMSLITCSIGYIFAEEILIFAGAEDVYLHDAINYFRILTISLVFTALNLTINAAQRGCGKTKISMVTNVVANVINLIFNFFLINGIGIFPRLEVKGAAIATAIGAFAACIVSLISLSRKNAYLNLRFKTSWKINKTIIEPIFKVSGSAFIEQVFMRIGFLAYAIIVAKLGTTAYATHLICMNILNISFCFGDGFGIAASSLVGQNLGARRPDISTLYGKIGQRLAFIVSTVLVFVFILGRYFFVSLFSDIPAVITLGASIMIIMALSTHAQTSQVVISGCLRGAGDSVFVAVTSLISIAIIRPILTYLLCFPLGLGLAGAWISLLIDQVFRFITSYYRFHSGKWAKIVL, from the coding sequence ATGACCTACGAACAAAACATGCCTTCCTTGTTGACTCGATTGCTTTCATTTTTCACAGTCAACAAAATGCTAAAACCTGAAAAACGTCTTGGTGATGTACCAAGTACGAAAAAGGCCTATGAAAACTTTTTTAAAGTAGCTTGGCCATCCGCTATTGAAGCCTTACTTGTTGGTTTGGTTGGTTCAGTTGACACAATGATGGTTGGTTCTCTTGGAGAAGGGGCAATCGCTGCCGTTGGGATTACAAATCAACCGAAGTATATTATCCTTGCAGTAATTTTTTCATTAAATGTTGGTGTTACTGCAGTTGTCGCAAGAAGAAAAGGTGCTGGTAACAGAGATTTGGCGAATCATACACTTCGTGTTGCGATTTTGTTAAGTTTCATGATGTCATTGATCACTTGTAGCATTGGTTATATTTTTGCAGAAGAAATTCTTATTTTTGCAGGTGCGGAAGATGTTTATCTCCATGATGCAATTAATTACTTTCGCATTCTTACGATAAGCCTTGTATTTACAGCGCTTAATTTAACCATTAATGCCGCGCAACGAGGCTGTGGGAAAACTAAAATTTCTATGGTGACCAATGTAGTAGCCAATGTTATAAATCTTATATTTAACTTTTTCTTAATTAATGGAATTGGAATTTTCCCTCGATTAGAGGTAAAAGGTGCGGCGATTGCAACGGCCATCGGTGCTTTTGCAGCTTGTATTGTATCCCTAATCTCCTTATCTAGAAAAAATGCGTACTTAAATTTACGTTTTAAGACTTCTTGGAAAATAAATAAAACTATCATTGAGCCAATTTTTAAAGTGAGTGGAAGTGCATTTATCGAACAAGTATTTATGCGTATTGGTTTTTTAGCCTATGCCATTATCGTTGCTAAATTAGGAACTACTGCATATGCGACTCATTTAATCTGTATGAATATCCTTAATATTTCATTTTGTTTTGGTGATGGTTTTGGTATTGCTGCCTCCTCTTTAGTCGGACAAAACCTTGGTGCAAGACGTCCTGATATCTCTACACTTTATGGAAAGATTGGACAAAGGTTAGCTTTTATTGTATCCACTGTATTAGTATTTGTTTTTATATTAGGAAGATACTTTTTTGTTTCGTTATTTAGTGATATACCGGCAGTTATCACACTTGGCGCAAGTATTATGATAATTATGGCCTTAAGTACACATGCACAAACATCACAAGTTGTGATAAGCGGTTGTTTACGTGGTGCGGGTGACTCTGTTTTTGTTGCTGTTACCTCTTTAATTAGTATTGCAATCATTCGTCCAATTTTAACCTATCTTCTTTGCTTTCCTCTTGGTCTAGGACTTGCAGGAGCTTGGATCTCATTATTAATTGACCAAGTATTTCGTTTTATCACAAGTTATTATCGTTTTCATAGTGGTAAATGGGCAAAAATTGTTTTGTAA
- the thrS gene encoding threonine--tRNA ligase has product MKITLKDGSVKEYPSAMAIIDIAKDISEGLARMACAAELNGEVVDLRTVVDSDSELSILTFNDEAGKAAYRHTASHVLAEAVKRLYPEAKLAIGPSIETGFYYDFDVPSFDRAALDNIEKEMKKIIKEGADIERFELPREEAIKFMEEKGESYKVELINDLPEGSVISFYRQGEFVDLCAGPHLMSTKGIKAIKLISSSGAYWRGSEKNKMLTRVYGTAFTKNAELEEYLQYLEDVKKRDHNKLGREMELFATVDVIGQGLPLLMPKGAKMIQTLQRWIEDEEEKRGYMRTKTPLLAKKDLYVISDHWNHYKEGMFVLGDEEKEDSEVFALRPMTCPFQYYVYKQSQKSYRDLPCRYGETSTLFRNEDSGEMHGLTRVRQFTISEGHLIVTPEQVEEEFKGCVDLAKYCLTTLGLQDDVTYRLSKWDPNNKDKYLGDEETWDRVQNKMREILHHLDIDFTEAEGEAAFYGPKLDIQAKNVYGKEDTMITIQLDFVLSERFDMVYIDANGEKKRPYIIHRTSMGCYERTLAWLIEKYAGLFPTWLCPEQVRVLPISEKYSDYAESVKAKLQANGVNVTVDNRAEKIGYKIRETRLDRVPYMLVVGQKEAEEGLVSVRSRYLGDEGQKNLDDFIDDICKEIRTKEIRKIEVSEEK; this is encoded by the coding sequence ATGAAGATTACATTAAAAGATGGATCTGTAAAAGAATATCCAAGTGCAATGGCAATTATTGATATTGCAAAAGATATTAGTGAAGGTTTAGCTAGAATGGCATGTGCAGCTGAATTAAATGGAGAAGTAGTTGATTTAAGAACAGTTGTAGATAGCGATAGTGAATTAAGTATTTTAACATTTAATGATGAAGCAGGAAAAGCTGCTTATAGACATACAGCTTCTCATGTACTTGCTGAGGCAGTTAAGAGATTATATCCAGAAGCAAAACTTGCGATTGGACCAAGCATTGAAACTGGTTTTTATTATGATTTTGATGTTCCTTCCTTCGATAGAGCAGCACTTGATAATATAGAAAAAGAAATGAAGAAGATTATCAAAGAAGGCGCTGACATTGAAAGATTTGAACTTCCAAGAGAAGAAGCAATCAAGTTTATGGAAGAAAAGGGTGAATCTTATAAGGTAGAATTAATTAATGATTTACCAGAAGGTTCTGTAATTTCTTTCTATCGTCAAGGTGAATTTGTAGATTTATGTGCAGGCCCTCACTTAATGAGTACTAAGGGAATCAAAGCTATTAAATTAATTTCTTCTTCTGGTGCTTACTGGAGAGGTAGCGAAAAGAATAAGATGTTAACTCGTGTTTATGGTACTGCATTTACAAAAAATGCTGAACTTGAAGAATACTTACAGTACTTAGAAGATGTGAAAAAACGCGATCACAATAAATTAGGACGTGAAATGGAGCTTTTTGCAACTGTTGATGTTATCGGACAGGGCTTACCACTTCTTATGCCTAAGGGTGCAAAGATGATTCAAACTCTTCAACGTTGGATTGAAGATGAAGAAGAAAAACGTGGATATATGAGAACAAAGACTCCACTTCTTGCAAAGAAAGACCTTTATGTAATTTCCGATCACTGGAATCACTATAAAGAAGGTATGTTTGTTCTTGGAGATGAAGAAAAAGAAGATTCTGAAGTTTTTGCACTTCGTCCAATGACATGTCCATTCCAATACTATGTATACAAACAAAGTCAAAAGAGTTACCGTGATCTTCCATGCCGTTATGGTGAAACTTCTACATTATTTAGAAATGAAGATTCCGGTGAAATGCATGGTTTAACTCGTGTTCGTCAGTTTACTATTTCTGAAGGTCACTTAATTGTAACTCCAGAACAAGTAGAAGAAGAATTTAAGGGCTGTGTTGACCTTGCAAAATACTGCTTAACTACACTTGGACTTCAAGATGATGTAACTTATCGTTTATCAAAATGGGATCCAAATAACAAAGATAAATATCTTGGAGACGAAGAAACTTGGGATCGTGTTCAAAATAAAATGCGTGAAATTCTTCACCACCTTGATATTGATTTTACTGAAGCAGAAGGCGAAGCTGCTTTCTATGGTCCTAAACTTGATATTCAAGCAAAGAATGTATATGGTAAAGAAGATACTATGATTACAATTCAGCTTGACTTTGTATTATCTGAGCGTTTTGATATGGTTTACATTGATGCAAATGGAGAAAAGAAGAGACCTTACATTATCCATAGAACAAGTATGGGATGTTATGAACGTACACTTGCATGGTTAATTGAAAAATATGCTGGATTATTCCCAACTTGGTTATGCCCAGAACAAGTAAGAGTTCTTCCTATTTCTGAAAAATATAGCGATTATGCAGAAAGCGTAAAAGCTAAGCTACAAGCAAACGGTGTAAATGTAACTGTAGATAATCGTGCAGAAAAAATCGGATATAAGATTCGTGAAACTAGATTAGACCGTGTTCCTTATATGTTAGTAGTAGGACAAAAAGAAGCAGAAGAAGGTTTAGTATCTGTAAGAAGCCGTTATCTTGGTGATGAAGGACAGAAAAACCTTGATGATTTTATAGATGACATTTGTAAGGAAATTAGAACAAAAGAAATCCGTAAAATTGAAGTAAGCGAAGAAAAATAA
- a CDS encoding GNAT family N-acetyltransferase: MELKFCKVISEKDIKELASIANEVWHQHFATILTLDQIDYMVEKFQSEHAMTKQINSDGYEYYFLQLDGKNIGYTGIREDGDKLFLSKLYILKEYRGNGYSSRAFEFLQSICKERGLHAIWLTVNRYNDHTIEVYKKKGFKILRTQVADIGNGYVMDDYIMEKDLSLLYKGTARI; the protein is encoded by the coding sequence ATGGAACTAAAATTTTGTAAGGTAATTTCAGAGAAAGATATTAAAGAATTAGCAAGTATCGCAAATGAAGTATGGCATCAACATTTTGCAACTATTTTAACCTTGGACCAGATTGATTATATGGTTGAAAAATTTCAATCAGAACATGCGATGACCAAACAAATCAACTCTGATGGGTATGAATATTATTTTTTACAACTTGACGGTAAGAACATTGGTTATACTGGAATTCGTGAAGATGGAGATAAATTATTTTTAAGTAAGCTCTATATCTTAAAGGAGTATCGTGGCAATGGATATTCAAGTAGAGCTTTTGAGTTTTTACAGTCTATATGTAAAGAGAGAGGGCTTCATGCAATTTGGTTAACTGTGAATCGTTACAATGACCATACAATAGAGGTATATAAGAAAAAGGGATTTAAGATTTTACGAACTCAAGTAGCGGACATTGGAAATGGATATGTCATGGATGATTACATTATGGAAAAAGATCTATCTTTATTATATAAAGGGACTGCTCGAATATAA